A genomic segment from Hippoglossus stenolepis isolate QCI-W04-F060 chromosome 3, HSTE1.2, whole genome shotgun sequence encodes:
- the etnk2 gene encoding ethanolamine kinase 2 has translation METQIHVPVGSPVIRKIPIFVDEHDVAGGAMELIKELRPAWDSSHVKTKLFTDGTTNKLVGCYVEDSPDDVVLVRVYGNKTELIVDRDNELKSFQVLHANGCAPRLYCTFQNGICYEFMQGDALGTQDVRDPSLLRMISREMARIHAIHAHNGCIPKPNLWIKMRKYFSLVATEFTEQASNIRIQQEVPSKAVLEQEMVWMKEHLSTLGSPVVLCHNDLLCKNIIHNNKEGHVRFIDYEYSSYNYQAFDIGNHFNEFAGMAELDYGLYPSREMQMDWLKIYLQAYKLFTKNTEDVSPRELETLYVQVNKFALASHFFWGFWALIQAKYSSIDFDFLGYAVLRFNQYFKTKPAVMAMQIPE, from the exons ATGGAGACTCAGATACATGTGCCCGTCGGCTCGCCGGTCATCAGGAAAATCCCCATCTTCGTGGACGAACACGACGTGGCGGGGGGAGCGATGGAGCTCATCAAAGAGCTGAGACCGGCGTGGGACTCCAGCCATGTCAAGACCAAG CTCTTCACTGATGGAACCACCAACAAGCTGGTGGGCTGCTATGTGGAGGACAGTCCGGACGATGTGGTGCTGGTGCGAGTATACGGCAACAAGACAGAGCTGATCGTGGACAGAGACAATGAGCTCAAAAGCTTTCAG GTGCTACATGCAAACGGTTGTGCGCCCCGCCTCTACTGCACCTTTCAGAACGGCATCTGCTATGAGTTCATGCAAGGGGACGCTCTTGGGACGCAGGATGTCCGGGATCCTTCCCTGCTCAG AATGATATCCAGGGAGATGGCTCGTATCCATGCAATCCACGCACACAACGGCTGCATCCCCAAACCCAACCTCTGGATCAAGATGAGAAAATACTTCTCTCTTGTGGCCACAGAGTTTACAGAGCAAGCCTCCAACATCAG GATCCAGCAGGAGGTGCCCAGCAAGGCCGTTTTGGAGCAGGAGATGGTTTGGATGAAGGAGCATCTATCCACACTTGGCTCCCCTGTAGTGCTCTGCCACAATGACCTGCTCTGCAAGAACATcatccacaacaacaaagagg gtcATGTTCGGTTCATTGACTATGAGTACTCCAGCTACAACTACCAGGCCTTCGACATCGGCAACCACTTCAATGAGTTTGCAG GTATGGCTGAGTTGGACTATGGGCTGTACCCCAGTCGGGAAATGCAAATGGACTGGCTCAAAATTTACCTGCAGGCCTACAAACTCTTCACCAAGAACACAGAGGATGTCAGCCCGCGGGAGCTGGAGACACTCTATGTACAGGTCAACAAGTTTGCTCTG GCTTCTCACTTCTTTTGGGGCTTCTGGGCACTCATCCAGGCAAAATACTCCTCCATCGATTTTGACTTCCTcgg GTACGCTGTGCTTCGCTTCAACCAGTACTTCAAGACCAAACCTGCGGTGATGGCCATGCAGATCCCagaatga